A portion of the Betta splendens chromosome 2, fBetSpl5.4, whole genome shotgun sequence genome contains these proteins:
- the LOC114870496 gene encoding protein unc-80 homolog isoform X3 yields MVKRKSLDDNDPECGKGIPFPIQTFLWRQTSAFLRPKLGKQYEASCVSFERVLVENKLHGLSPALSEAIQSISRWELVQAALPHVLHCTSILLSNRNKLGHQDKLGVAETKLLHTLHWMLLDAAQECNHEPSLSHGWSGGSSSSAFLQPVGNQGSSPGAPGSCSGSGGSGPQHSSSLLEEDEHARTKLFHKSMATVELFVFLFAPLIHRIKESDLTFRLASGLIIWQPMWEHRQPDIPAFTALIKPVRNIVTAKRNSPVNNQCSPCGSGNPRPMGFQVVCEATQSDSSSPASGEQSCRRGNSVEKGGTSQQAPLVKGPSKKKISAPAGLPASLAQQARYATYFDVAVLRCLLQPHWTEEGVHWALMYYLHRLRQILEERPERPPEPLIAPLPRPRSSSMVAAPPSLVNTHKTQDMSLKCNEEGKSLSTETFAKVSLTNLRRQAVPDLSSDLGMNIFKKFKTRREDRERKGSIPFHHTGKKRQRRMGVPFLLHDDHLDVSPTRSTFSFGSFSGLGDDRRALDRGGWQATIMGKFTRRGSTDTAADADSLSAKHSHSHHSLLRDMPDHSNSHSDNTIKEVRSQISTITMAAFNTTVASFNVGYADFFTEHMKKLCNPVVVPEIPVEPLACTNLPRSLTDSCINYSCLEEGENIEGTNNFVLKNGMLDLTAVLRALYAVLSHDISSRICDVALNIIDCLLQLGVVPGMGKKLSKPDNKENQEARTKDTTGQGFGGAQGVGAVPGAGAGGEGDGGGGGGGSGGGSGQGSKDDVKNNKDNDKKEEGSSLSTHRLALTMLIKIVKSLGCAYGCGEGHRGLSGDRLRMQAQNCLTSLYKLDKLQFRQTMREYVNKDSLNNIVDFLHALLGFCMEPITDNKAGFGNNFTTGDNKSVAQNMEAVVVGCMFKSLITRCASTTHELHSPENLGLYCDIRQLVQFIKEAHGNVFRRVALSALLDSAEKVTATKKPDDKEDGKQPGPKRSQAGVSGDKGQVSSAADECRSYISSRPPQTPEHEEQIPGALLGRKDFWRKMFKSQSAASDTSSQSEQDTSECTTAHSGTTTDRRSRSRSRRISLRKKLKLPIGNWLKRSSLSGLTDGVEDLLDISSVDRLSFIRQSSKVKFTSAVKLSEGGAVGPEYGRDEEENFFKRLGKWRSGRRNPSKLHHTEEKDGPHSFQERLAASQEAIRNKNVVNLGAIRQGMKRFQFLLNCCEPGTIPDASILAAALDLEAPVVARASLFLECARFVHRCNRGNWPEWMKGHHVNITKKGLSRGRSPIVGNKRNQKLQWNAAKHFCQWGDAIGTRLSELCHSDSESPANILGYIYDEETKRRMRKEDEEEDYLEDNTVNPTKCGCPFALKMAACQLLLEITTFLRETFPCLPRPRTEPLVDLDSCRLRLDPELGRHRYERKISFAGILDDEDGHDSLNSSSHTLKSDTTCDDKKTQEAQDNISPLLTSPVPIRKIRIGGSRLLQIKGARSFRVKKGGSLSSIRRAGSLKSTKLSRQDSESENEEGLLSQTHSRDTVTDIGSPFSNSEPSIEPEGQGSGGAEDNYHRNMSWLHIMILLCNQQSFICTHIDFCHPRCYQHHSRSCARLVRAIKLVYGETVDSLREDSGSSGHPGGRSKKNKECSDKSCLRTPSMKRRPTDSNTEGKKDTGMLKYIRNQVTC; encoded by the exons ATGGTGAAGAGGAAAAGCTTGGACGATAACGACCCAGAGTGCGGGAAGGGAATACCGTTCCCAATCCAGACCTTCTTGTGGAGGCAAACCAG TGCATTCCTGCGTCCAAAGTTGGGTAAACAGTATGAAGCATCCTGCGtg TCTTTTGAGAGGGTGCTGGTGGAGAACAAGCTCCATGGGTTGTCGCCGGCCCTGTCAGAGGCCATCCAGAGCATCTCCCGCTGGGAACTCGTCCAGGCAGCCCTGCCTCATGTTCTTCACTGCACCTCCATCCTGCTGTCTAACAGGAACAAGCTGG GCCACCAGGACAAGCTGGGCGTGGCTGAGACAAAACTACTCCACACACTCCACTGGATGCTGCTAGATGCTGCCCAAGAATGCAACCATGAGCCTAGTCTGAGCCATGGCTGGTctgggggcagcagcagcagtgcttTCCTTCAACCTGTGGGGAATCAGGGCTCCTCCCCAGGTGCTCCTGGCTCCTGTTCTGGGTCAGGTGGGTCGGGGCCTCAGCACAGCAGTTCCCTTCTGGAGGAAGACGAGCATGCTCGTACCAAGTTGTTCCACAAAAGCATGGCCACCGTGGAGCTGTTTGTGTTCCTGTTCGCTCCACTTATTCACAGGATAAAG GAGTCAGACCTGACCTTTCGATTGGCCAGTGGGCTCATAATATGGCAGCCAATGTGGGAACACCGCCAGCCTGACATCCCTGCCTTTACTGCACTAATCAAACCTGTCAGAAACATTGTGACGG CAAAGAGGAACTCCCCAGTCAACAACCAGTGCAGCCCCTGTGGATCCGGCAACCCACGTCCCATG GGCTTCCAGGTGGTTTGTGAAGCCACTCAATCTGATTCCTCCTCCCCCGCATcgggagagcagagctgtcGCCGTGGTAACTCCGTGGAGAAAGGTGGCACGTCTCAACAAGCCCCTCTGGTCAAAGGCCCTTCAAAGAAAAA AATTTCAGCACCAGCCGGTCTGCCAGCATCTCTGGCCCAGCAGGCCCGTTATGCCACCTACTTTGATGTGGCAGTCCTGCGttgtctgctgcagccacactggACAGAAGAAGGTGTGCACTGGGCCTTGATGTATTATCTTCACCGCCTGAGGCAGATCCTGGAGGAGAGACCTGAGCGCCCCCCTGAACCCCTTATTGCACCTCTACCACGCCCACGCAGCAGCTCCATGGTGGCTGCACCACCTTCACTGGTCAACACTCACAAAACCCAG GATATGAGTCTAAAATGCAACGAAGAAGGCAAATCTCTTAGCACAGAGACCTTCGCAAAGGTGTCCCTGACCAACCTCCGGCGGCAGGCAGTGCCTGACCTCTCTTCTGATCTAGGCATGAACATATTTAAGAAG TTTAAGACTCGTCGAGAGGATCGAGAGAGGAAGGGCTCCATTCCCTTCCATCACACGGGAAAGAAGCGTCAGCGCCGTATGGGGGTTCCTTTCTTGCTTCATGATGACCACCTGGACGTCTCGCCCACTCGTAGCACCTTTTCCTTTGGAAGTTTCTCCGGCCTTGGTGACGATCGGCGGGCCCTAGACCGGGGGGGCTGGCAGGCTACAATCATGG GCAAATTTACTCGTAGGGGAAGCACAGATACCGCTGCAGATGCAGACAGCCTGAGTGCCAAACACTCACATTCCCACCACTCTCTGCTCCGGGACATGCCTGACCACTCCAACAGCCACAGTGACAACACCATCAAAGAGG TTCGATCTCAGATCTCCACCATCACCATGGCAGCATTCAACACCACTGTGGCGTCCTTCAACGTGGGCTACGCTGACTTTTTTACAGAACACATGAAGAAATTGTGCAACCCCGTAGTGGTGCCTGAGATCCCTGTTGAACCGCTAGCCTGTACCAACTTGCCACGCAGTCTCACAGACTCGTGCATCAACTACTCCTGtctggaggaaggagagaacaTTGAGGGCACTAATAACTTTGTGCTGAAGAATGGCATGTTGGACCTCACT GCTGTTCTGCGAGCTTTATATGCTGTTCTCAGCCACGACATCAGCTCAAGGATTTGTGACGTGGCCCTCAACATCATTGACTGCCTTCTGCAGCTGGGTGTGGTGCCTGGCATGGGCAAAAAGCTGTCCAAGCCTGACAACAAAGAGAACCAGGAGGCCCGAACCAAAGATACAACTGGCCAGGGCTTTGGAGGTGCTCAGGGAGTTGGGGCAGTTCCAGGTGCGGGAGCAGGTGGTGAgggagatggaggtggagggggaggaggcagcgggggaGGCAGTGGGCAAGGCAGCAAAGATGATGTGAAGAATAACAAAGATAATGataaaaag GAAGAAGGCTCCAGCCTAAGCACCCACCGCTTGGCCCTGACAATGCTGATAAAGATAGTAAAGTCTTTGGGCTGTGCTTATGGCTGTGGTGAGGGACACCGTGGACTGTCAGGAGATCGCCTCAGGATGCAG GCGCAGAACTGCCTGACCAGCCTGTATAAGCTGGACAAGCTGCAGTTTCGTCAGACAATGCGCGAGTATGTCAACAAAGACTCTCTCAATAACATTGTGGACTTCTTGCATGCACTGCTGGGCTTCTGCATGGAGCCTATTACTGACA ACAAGGCGGGCTTTGGGAACAACTTTACCACGGGGGACAACAAGTCTGTGGCCCAGAATATGGAGGCTGTGGTGGTGGGTTGCATGTTCAAGTCTCTCATCACCCGCTGTGCCTCGACCACACATGAGCTGCACAGCCCGGAGAACCTT GGTCTGTACTGTGATATACGCCAACTGGTCCAGTTTATTAAGGAGGCCCATGGAAATGTGTTCCGCAGGGTGGCACTGAGTGCACTTCTAGACAGTGCCGAGAAGGTCACTGCCACCAAGAAACCCGACGACAAGGAAGATGGCAAACAACCTGGGCCCAAAAG gtcaCAGGCGGGTGTGTCCGGGGACAAGGGTCAGGTGTCCAGTGCTGCAGATGAGTGTCGCAGCTACATCTCCAGTAGACCCCCCCAGACCCCCGAACA TGAAGAGCAGATCCCAGGAGCTCTGCTGGGCAGGAAGGATTTCTGGAGGAAAATGTTCAAATCACAGAGTGCTGCTAGTGACACCAGCAGCCAATCGGAGCAGGACACTTCAGAGTGCACCACTGCCCACTCGGGAACCACTACTGACCGGCGCTCCCGATCCCGATCCCGTCGCATTTCACTTCGCAAAAAGCTGAAGTTACCTATAG GTAATTGGCTGAAACGGTCCTCTCTTTCGGGGCTGACTGATGGTGTTGAGGACCTACTTGATATCAGCTCAGTGGATCGACTGTCCTTTATACGACAGAGTTCAAAG GTGAAGTTCACCAGCGCAGTCAAGTTGTCAGAAGGAGGTGCTGTGGGACCAGAATACGgcagggatgaggaggagaatttCTTCAAGCGGCTTGGTAAATGGAGGTCTGGCAGAAGGAATCCATCCAAGCTTCACCACACAGAAGAGAAAGATG GTCCCCATAGTTTTCAGGAGCGTCTGGCAGCCAGCCAGGAAGCGATTAGGAACAAGAATGTGGTGAATTTAGGTGCTATCCGTCAGGGTATGAAACGTTTCCAGTTCCTTcttaactgctgtgagccagggACGATACCTGATGCTTCCATCCTTGCTGCCGCTCTGGACCTG GAAGCTCCTGTCGTGGCCAGAGCCTCACTATTTTTGGAATGTGCACGATTTGTCCATCGCTGTAACCGTGGCAACTGGCCAGAATGGATGAAGGGCCATCATGTCAATATCACCAAGAAAGGATTGTCAAGGGGGCGATCACCTATTGTAGGCAACAAAAGAAACCAGAAACTCCAGTGGAATGCTGCAAAACATTTCTGCCAGTGGGGAGAT GCCATTGGCACAAGGCTTAGTGAACTCTGTCACTCAGACAGTGAGAGCCCTGCAAACATCCTGGGTTACATTTATGATGAAGAGACCAAACGTCGAATGAGAaaagaagatgaggaggaggattatttagaagaca acacagtcaatCCTACAAAATGTGGCTGCCCCTTTGCTCTCAAGATGGCTGCCTGCCAGCTGTTGCTGGAAATTACCACTTTCCTACGAGAGACCTTTCCCTGCTTACCACGGCCGCGCACTGAACCACTAGTG gatCTGGACAGCTGCCGTCTACGCTTAGACCCAGAACTTGGCAGACATCGCTATGAGAGAAAAATTAGCTTTGCTGGCATCCTTGACGATGAAGATGGACATGATTCGCTCAACAGCAGCAGTCATACCCTAAAGTCTGACACCACTTGTGATGATAAGAAAACCCAGGAGGCCCAAG ACAATATCTCCCCCCTTCTCACATCTCCAGTACCTATCCGTAAGATTCGAATTGGAGGATCTCGGCTGCTTCAGATAAAAGGGGCTCGCAGTTTCCGTGTTAAAAAAGGTGGCTCCTTGTCCTCCATACGCCGGGCTGGGAGCCTCAAGAGCACCAAGCTGTCCCGGCAGGACTCTGAATCTGAGAATGAAGAAGGGCTGCTGTCACAAACGCATAGCAGAGACACTGTTACAGACATAG GCAGTCCATTCAGCAATAGTGAGCCCAGCATTGAACCAGAGGGCCAGGgttctggaggagcagaggacaaCTACCACCGCAACATGTCCTGGCTCCAT ATTATGATCCTGCTATGCAACCAGCAGAGTTTTATCTGCACCCACATAGACTTCTGCCACCCACGCTGCTACCAGCATCACAGCCGTTCCTGCGCCCGTTTGGTCCGAGCCATCAAACTTGTGTACGGCGAGACAGTGGACAGCCTGAGAGAGGATAGTGGCTCCTCTGGTCACCCTGGAGGACGTTCTAAAAAGAACAAAGAG TGCTCGGACAAGTCTTGCCTGAGGACCCCATCTATGAAAAGGAGACCCACTGACTCCAACACAGAAGGGAAGAAGGATACGGGGATGCTCAAATATATTCGCAATCAGGTGACTTGCTAA
- the LOC114870496 gene encoding protein unc-80 homolog isoform X6 has product MGFQVVCEATQSDSSSPASGEQSCRRGNSVEKGGTSQQAPLVKGPSKKKISAPAGLPASLAQQARYATYFDVAVLRCLLQPHWTEEGVHWALMYYLHRLRQILEERPERPPEPLIAPLPRPRSSSMVAAPPSLVNTHKTQDMSLKCNEEGKSLSTETFAKVSLTNLRRQAVPDLSSDLGMNIFKKFKTRREDRERKGSIPFHHTGKKRQRRMGVPFLLHDDHLDVSPTRSTFSFGSFSGLGDDRRALDRGGWQATIMGKFTRRGSTDTAADADSLSAKHSHSHHSLLRDMPDHSNSHSDNTIKEVRSQISTITMAAFNTTVASFNVGYADFFTEHMKKLCNPVVVPEIPVEPLACTNLPRSLTDSCINYSCLEEGENIEGTNNFVLKNGMLDLTAVLRALYAVLSHDISSRICDVALNIIDCLLQLGVVPGMGKKLSKPDNKENQEARTKDTTGQGFGGAQGVGAVPGAGAGGEGDGGGGGGGSGGGSGQGSKDDVKNNKDNDKKEEGSSLSTHRLALTMLIKIVKSLGCAYGCGEGHRGLSGDRLRMQAQNCLTSLYKLDKLQFRQTMREYVNKDSLNNIVDFLHALLGFCMEPITDKYGSAGERSRRAKKRNIDKAGFGNNFTTGDNKSVAQNMEAVVVGCMFKSLITRCASTTHELHSPENLGLYCDIRQLVQFIKEAHGNVFRRVALSALLDSAEKVTATKKPDDKEDGKQPGPKRSQAGVSGDKGQVSSAADECRSYISSRPPQTPEHEEQIPGALLGRKDFWRKMFKSQSAASDTSSQSEQDTSECTTAHSGTTTDRRSRSRSRRISLRKKLKLPIGNWLKRSSLSGLTDGVEDLLDISSVDRLSFIRQSSKVKFTSAVKLSEGGAVGPEYGRDEEENFFKRLGKWRSGRRNPSKLHHTEEKDGPHSFQERLAASQEAIRNKNVVNLGAIRQGMKRFQFLLNCCEPGTIPDASILAAALDLEAPVVARASLFLECARFVHRCNRGNWPEWMKGHHVNITKKGLSRGRSPIVGNKRNQKLQWNAAKHFCQWGDAIGTRLSELCHSDSESPANILGYIYDEETKRRMRKEDEEEDYLEDNTVNPTKCGCPFALKMAACQLLLEITTFLRETFPCLPRPRTEPLVDLDSCRLRLDPELGRHRYERKISFAGILDDEDGHDSLNSSSHTLKSDTTCDDKKTQEAQDNISPLLTSPVPIRKIRIGGSRLLQIKGARSFRVKKGGSLSSIRRAGSLKSTKLSRQDSESENEEGLLSQTHSRDTVTDIGSPFSNSEPSIEPEGQGSGGAEDNYHRNMSWLHIMILLCNQQSFICTHIDFCHPRCYQHHSRSCARLVRAIKLVYGETVDSLREDSGSSGHPGGRSKKNKECSDKSCLRTPSMKRRPTDSNTEGKKDTGMLKYIRNQVTC; this is encoded by the exons ATG GGCTTCCAGGTGGTTTGTGAAGCCACTCAATCTGATTCCTCCTCCCCCGCATcgggagagcagagctgtcGCCGTGGTAACTCCGTGGAGAAAGGTGGCACGTCTCAACAAGCCCCTCTGGTCAAAGGCCCTTCAAAGAAAAA AATTTCAGCACCAGCCGGTCTGCCAGCATCTCTGGCCCAGCAGGCCCGTTATGCCACCTACTTTGATGTGGCAGTCCTGCGttgtctgctgcagccacactggACAGAAGAAGGTGTGCACTGGGCCTTGATGTATTATCTTCACCGCCTGAGGCAGATCCTGGAGGAGAGACCTGAGCGCCCCCCTGAACCCCTTATTGCACCTCTACCACGCCCACGCAGCAGCTCCATGGTGGCTGCACCACCTTCACTGGTCAACACTCACAAAACCCAG GATATGAGTCTAAAATGCAACGAAGAAGGCAAATCTCTTAGCACAGAGACCTTCGCAAAGGTGTCCCTGACCAACCTCCGGCGGCAGGCAGTGCCTGACCTCTCTTCTGATCTAGGCATGAACATATTTAAGAAG TTTAAGACTCGTCGAGAGGATCGAGAGAGGAAGGGCTCCATTCCCTTCCATCACACGGGAAAGAAGCGTCAGCGCCGTATGGGGGTTCCTTTCTTGCTTCATGATGACCACCTGGACGTCTCGCCCACTCGTAGCACCTTTTCCTTTGGAAGTTTCTCCGGCCTTGGTGACGATCGGCGGGCCCTAGACCGGGGGGGCTGGCAGGCTACAATCATGG GCAAATTTACTCGTAGGGGAAGCACAGATACCGCTGCAGATGCAGACAGCCTGAGTGCCAAACACTCACATTCCCACCACTCTCTGCTCCGGGACATGCCTGACCACTCCAACAGCCACAGTGACAACACCATCAAAGAGG TTCGATCTCAGATCTCCACCATCACCATGGCAGCATTCAACACCACTGTGGCGTCCTTCAACGTGGGCTACGCTGACTTTTTTACAGAACACATGAAGAAATTGTGCAACCCCGTAGTGGTGCCTGAGATCCCTGTTGAACCGCTAGCCTGTACCAACTTGCCACGCAGTCTCACAGACTCGTGCATCAACTACTCCTGtctggaggaaggagagaacaTTGAGGGCACTAATAACTTTGTGCTGAAGAATGGCATGTTGGACCTCACT GCTGTTCTGCGAGCTTTATATGCTGTTCTCAGCCACGACATCAGCTCAAGGATTTGTGACGTGGCCCTCAACATCATTGACTGCCTTCTGCAGCTGGGTGTGGTGCCTGGCATGGGCAAAAAGCTGTCCAAGCCTGACAACAAAGAGAACCAGGAGGCCCGAACCAAAGATACAACTGGCCAGGGCTTTGGAGGTGCTCAGGGAGTTGGGGCAGTTCCAGGTGCGGGAGCAGGTGGTGAgggagatggaggtggagggggaggaggcagcgggggaGGCAGTGGGCAAGGCAGCAAAGATGATGTGAAGAATAACAAAGATAATGataaaaag GAAGAAGGCTCCAGCCTAAGCACCCACCGCTTGGCCCTGACAATGCTGATAAAGATAGTAAAGTCTTTGGGCTGTGCTTATGGCTGTGGTGAGGGACACCGTGGACTGTCAGGAGATCGCCTCAGGATGCAG GCGCAGAACTGCCTGACCAGCCTGTATAAGCTGGACAAGCTGCAGTTTCGTCAGACAATGCGCGAGTATGTCAACAAAGACTCTCTCAATAACATTGTGGACTTCTTGCATGCACTGCTGGGCTTCTGCATGGAGCCTATTACTGACA AGTACGGCAGTGCAGGTGAGAGGTCCAGGAGGGCGAAAAAAAGAAACATCG ACAAGGCGGGCTTTGGGAACAACTTTACCACGGGGGACAACAAGTCTGTGGCCCAGAATATGGAGGCTGTGGTGGTGGGTTGCATGTTCAAGTCTCTCATCACCCGCTGTGCCTCGACCACACATGAGCTGCACAGCCCGGAGAACCTT GGTCTGTACTGTGATATACGCCAACTGGTCCAGTTTATTAAGGAGGCCCATGGAAATGTGTTCCGCAGGGTGGCACTGAGTGCACTTCTAGACAGTGCCGAGAAGGTCACTGCCACCAAGAAACCCGACGACAAGGAAGATGGCAAACAACCTGGGCCCAAAAG gtcaCAGGCGGGTGTGTCCGGGGACAAGGGTCAGGTGTCCAGTGCTGCAGATGAGTGTCGCAGCTACATCTCCAGTAGACCCCCCCAGACCCCCGAACA TGAAGAGCAGATCCCAGGAGCTCTGCTGGGCAGGAAGGATTTCTGGAGGAAAATGTTCAAATCACAGAGTGCTGCTAGTGACACCAGCAGCCAATCGGAGCAGGACACTTCAGAGTGCACCACTGCCCACTCGGGAACCACTACTGACCGGCGCTCCCGATCCCGATCCCGTCGCATTTCACTTCGCAAAAAGCTGAAGTTACCTATAG GTAATTGGCTGAAACGGTCCTCTCTTTCGGGGCTGACTGATGGTGTTGAGGACCTACTTGATATCAGCTCAGTGGATCGACTGTCCTTTATACGACAGAGTTCAAAG GTGAAGTTCACCAGCGCAGTCAAGTTGTCAGAAGGAGGTGCTGTGGGACCAGAATACGgcagggatgaggaggagaatttCTTCAAGCGGCTTGGTAAATGGAGGTCTGGCAGAAGGAATCCATCCAAGCTTCACCACACAGAAGAGAAAGATG GTCCCCATAGTTTTCAGGAGCGTCTGGCAGCCAGCCAGGAAGCGATTAGGAACAAGAATGTGGTGAATTTAGGTGCTATCCGTCAGGGTATGAAACGTTTCCAGTTCCTTcttaactgctgtgagccagggACGATACCTGATGCTTCCATCCTTGCTGCCGCTCTGGACCTG GAAGCTCCTGTCGTGGCCAGAGCCTCACTATTTTTGGAATGTGCACGATTTGTCCATCGCTGTAACCGTGGCAACTGGCCAGAATGGATGAAGGGCCATCATGTCAATATCACCAAGAAAGGATTGTCAAGGGGGCGATCACCTATTGTAGGCAACAAAAGAAACCAGAAACTCCAGTGGAATGCTGCAAAACATTTCTGCCAGTGGGGAGAT GCCATTGGCACAAGGCTTAGTGAACTCTGTCACTCAGACAGTGAGAGCCCTGCAAACATCCTGGGTTACATTTATGATGAAGAGACCAAACGTCGAATGAGAaaagaagatgaggaggaggattatttagaagaca acacagtcaatCCTACAAAATGTGGCTGCCCCTTTGCTCTCAAGATGGCTGCCTGCCAGCTGTTGCTGGAAATTACCACTTTCCTACGAGAGACCTTTCCCTGCTTACCACGGCCGCGCACTGAACCACTAGTG gatCTGGACAGCTGCCGTCTACGCTTAGACCCAGAACTTGGCAGACATCGCTATGAGAGAAAAATTAGCTTTGCTGGCATCCTTGACGATGAAGATGGACATGATTCGCTCAACAGCAGCAGTCATACCCTAAAGTCTGACACCACTTGTGATGATAAGAAAACCCAGGAGGCCCAAG ACAATATCTCCCCCCTTCTCACATCTCCAGTACCTATCCGTAAGATTCGAATTGGAGGATCTCGGCTGCTTCAGATAAAAGGGGCTCGCAGTTTCCGTGTTAAAAAAGGTGGCTCCTTGTCCTCCATACGCCGGGCTGGGAGCCTCAAGAGCACCAAGCTGTCCCGGCAGGACTCTGAATCTGAGAATGAAGAAGGGCTGCTGTCACAAACGCATAGCAGAGACACTGTTACAGACATAG GCAGTCCATTCAGCAATAGTGAGCCCAGCATTGAACCAGAGGGCCAGGgttctggaggagcagaggacaaCTACCACCGCAACATGTCCTGGCTCCAT ATTATGATCCTGCTATGCAACCAGCAGAGTTTTATCTGCACCCACATAGACTTCTGCCACCCACGCTGCTACCAGCATCACAGCCGTTCCTGCGCCCGTTTGGTCCGAGCCATCAAACTTGTGTACGGCGAGACAGTGGACAGCCTGAGAGAGGATAGTGGCTCCTCTGGTCACCCTGGAGGACGTTCTAAAAAGAACAAAGAG TGCTCGGACAAGTCTTGCCTGAGGACCCCATCTATGAAAAGGAGACCCACTGACTCCAACACAGAAGGGAAGAAGGATACGGGGATGCTCAAATATATTCGCAATCAGGTGACTTGCTAA